In Cyprinus carpio isolate SPL01 chromosome A1, ASM1834038v1, whole genome shotgun sequence, the following proteins share a genomic window:
- the LOC109083632 gene encoding protocadherin-10-like isoform X3, which yields MILIFLFFSILDGGLSQLHFSVPEEQERGTVVGNIAEDLGLDITKLSARRFQTVPSARTPYMEVNLENGALVVTERIDREEICRQTVPCLLHLEVFLENPLELFRVEIEVMDINDNPPSFPETDITVEITESATPGTRFPVENAFDPDVGTNALSTYAITTNNYFYLDVQTQGDGNRFAELVLDKPLDREQQAVHRYVLTAMDGGQPQRTGTALLVVKVLDSNDNAPTFDQSVYSVSLRENSPVGTLVIQLNATDMDEGQNGEIVYSLSSHNPPRIRDLFNIDSRTGRIEVTGEVDYEESSTHQIYVQAKDMGPNAVPAHCKVLVKLIDVNDNTPEIFFSTVTESVSEQAAPGTVIALLSVTDRDSGENGQMTCELHGEVPFKLKSSFKNYYTIVTDGPLDREKAESYTLTVVAKDKGVPSLSTSKSIKVHVSDENDNAPRFMQSVYDVYVTENNVPGAYIYAVSAVDPDVGQNAYVTYSILECEIQGMSILTYVSINSENGYLYALRSFDYEQIKEFSFMVHAKDSGAPELTANSTVNVIIVDQNDNAPSIIAPLGKNGTAREHLPRSAEPGYLVTRIVATDADDGENARLSYSILRGNELGMFRMDWRTGELRTARRVSSKRDPPHPYDLLIEVRDHGQPPLSSSASINVVLVDSIVEGRSGDRGSVKSKEGSLDLTLILIIALGSVSFIFLLAMIVLAVRCQKDKKLNIYTCMAGDSCCQCCSRQARGRKKKLSKSDIMLVQSTNVASTAQVPVEESGSFGSHHQNQNYCYQVCLTPESAKTDLMFLKPCSPSRSTDTEHNPCGAIVTGYADQQPDIISNGSILSSETKHQRSELSYLVDRPRRVNSSAFQEADIVSSKDSGHGDSEQGDSDHDATNRGHTAGADLFSNCTEECKALGHSDRCWMPSFMPGDSRQGADYRSNLHVPGMDAVPDTEHAKGFPSTFRVDIPEKALNGMRSDDVKTLRILSRTEIPCQISSKKTG from the exons ATGATCTtgatatttctctttttctcGATCTTGGATGGAGGGTTATCGCAGCTGCACTTCTCGGTACCGGAGGAGCAGGAGCGCGGGACGGTTGTGGGAAATATCGCCGAAGATCTGGGGCTGGACATCACCAAACTTTCCGCGCGCCGTTTCCAGACCGTTCCTAGCGCGCGCACGCCGTACATGGAGGTCAACTTAGAGAACGGAGCGCTGGTAGTAACCGAGCGCATCGACCGAGAGGAGATATGTCGCCAGACCGTCCCGTGCCTCCTGCACCTCGAAGTGTTTTTGGAGAACCCGCTCGAGCTTTTCCGCGTCGAGATCGAGGTCATGGATATTAACGACAATCCGCCGAGTTTCCCGGAGACGGACATCACCGTGGAGATCACCGAGAGCGCCACACCGGGCACCCGCTTCCCAGTGGAGAACGCCTTCGACCCTGATGTAGGGACTAATGCCTTGAGCACATACGCCATCACCACTAACAACTACTTTTATTTGGACGTACAGACGCAGGGCGACGGCAACCGCTTTGCGGAGCTCGTGCTGGATAAACCCTTGGACCGCGAACAGCAGGCGGTGCACAGGTACGTGCTTACCGCCATGGACGGAGGGCAGCCGCAGAGGACCGGCACCGCACTGCTAGTGGTTAAAGTGCTGGACTCCAACGATAACGCGCCCACGTTCGATCAATCCGTTTACTCTGTGAGCTTGCGTGAGAACTCCCCAGTTGGCACGCTCGTTATTCAGCTCAACGCCACCGATATGGACGAGGGCCAAAACGGAGAGATTGTTTACTCTTTAAGTAGTCACAATCCGCCGCGCATTCGGGATCTGTTTAACATCGACTCGCGCACTGGGAGGATTGAGGTGACCGGTGAGGTGGATTACGAGGAGAGCAGCACGCATCAGATCTACGTGCAGGCGAAAGACATGGGGCCGAACGCCGTGCCCGCGCACTGCAAAGTTCTGGTCAAACTCATCGACGTGAACGACAACACGCCGGAGATTTTTTTCAGCACGGTCACGGAGTCGGTAAGCGAGCAGGCTGCCCCGGGCACTGTGATCGCTCTGCTGAGCGTCACGGACCGTGACTCCGGCGAGAATGGACAGATGACCTGCGAGCTGCACGGCGAGGTTCCGTTCAAACTTAAGTCGTCTTTCAAAAACTATTACACGATCGTCACGGACGGTCCACTCGATCGCGAGAAAGCGGAGTCTTACACACTCACGGTGGTCGCCAAAGATAAAGGGGTGCCGTCTCTCTCCACAAGCAAGTCCATCAAAGTGCACGTCTCGGACGAAAACGACAATGCACCTAGATTCATGCAATCGGTTTACGACGTGTACGTGACGGAGAATAACGTCCCGGGTGCTTACATTTACGCGGTGAGCGCTGTGGATCCTGATGTTGGACAGAACGCCTATGTCACTTACTCCATATTGGAGTGCGAAATACAGGGTATGTCCATCTTAACCTACGTGTCTATCAACTCCGAGAACGGCTACTTGTACGCGCTGCGCTCTTTTGATTACGAGCAAATAAAAGAGTTCAGTTTTATGGTCCACGCGAAAGACTCCGGTGCGCCCGAGTTAACGGCCAACTCCACCGTTAACGTCATCATAGTGGACCAGAACGACAATGCCCCGTCTATAATTGCGCCTCTGGGCAAAAACGGCACCGCGAGGGAACATTTGCCCCGCTCAGCCGAGCCGGGATACCTGGTCACCCGTATTGTGGCCACGGATGCGGATGATGGTGAGAACGCGCGCCTGTCATACAGCATCCTCCGAGGAAACGAGCTCGGGATGTTCCGGATGGACTGGAGAACCGGCGAACTACGTACTGCGCGCCGGGTGTCCAGCAAACGGGACCCGCCGCACCCGTACGACCTGTTGATCGAGGTGCGCGACCACGGGCAGCCGCCGCTGTCGTCATCCGCGAGCATCAATGTAGTGCTCGTGGACAGCATTGTTGAGGGCCGGAGCGGCGACCGGGGGTCGGTCAAGTCCAAAGAGGGCTCGCTGGACCTCACACTCATCCTCATCATTGCGCTCGGTTCTGTGTCCTTCATCTTCCTACTCGCCATGATCGTGCTGGCGGTGCGCTGTCAAAAAGACAAGAAACTGAACATCTACACATGCATGGCCGGAGACTCGTGCTGTCAGTGCTGCAGTCGCCAAGCGCGCGGGCGCAAGAAGAAGCTGAGTAAATCGGACATTATGCTCGTCCAGAGCACTAACGTGGCCAGCACCGCACAGGTGCCGGTGGAGGAGTCGGGCAGCTTCGGCTCGCACCACCAGAACCAGAACTACTGCTACCAGGTGTGTCTGACACCGGAGTCTGCCAAAACCGACCTGATGTTCCTCAAACCGTGCAGCCCATCCCGgagcacagacacagagcacaaCCCGTGCGGGGCAATCGTTACCGGATACGCGGATCAGCAACCAGATATCATCTCAAACGGGAGCATTTTATCAAGCGAG ACCAAGCACCAGAGATCTGAACTCAGCTACCTGGTGGATAGACCCCGTCGTGTTAACAG TTCAGCATTTCAAGAAGCAGATATTGTCAGCTCTAAAGACAGCGGACATGGAGATAGCGAGCAGGGAGACAGCGACCATGACGCCACCAACCGGGGCCACACAGCAG GAGCTGATCTTTTCTCCAACTGCACTGAAGAATGCAAGGCTCTGGGTCACTCCGACCGATGCTGGATGCCCTCCTTCATGCCTGGCGACAGTCGTCAAGGCGCCGATTACCGTAGCAACCTGCACGTCCCTGGAATGGATGCGGTGCCTGACACTGAG CACGCAAAAGGATTTCCTAGCACCTTCCGTGTGGACATTCCCGAAAAAGC ATTAAACGGGATGCGATCTGATGACGTAAAAACCCTGAGAATTCTCAGCAGGACTGAGATACCTTGCCAAATCTCCTCCAAAAAAACTGGATGA
- the LOC109083632 gene encoding protocadherin-10-like isoform X2, whose product MILIFLFFSILDGGLSQLHFSVPEEQERGTVVGNIAEDLGLDITKLSARRFQTVPSARTPYMEVNLENGALVVTERIDREEICRQTVPCLLHLEVFLENPLELFRVEIEVMDINDNPPSFPETDITVEITESATPGTRFPVENAFDPDVGTNALSTYAITTNNYFYLDVQTQGDGNRFAELVLDKPLDREQQAVHRYVLTAMDGGQPQRTGTALLVVKVLDSNDNAPTFDQSVYSVSLRENSPVGTLVIQLNATDMDEGQNGEIVYSLSSHNPPRIRDLFNIDSRTGRIEVTGEVDYEESSTHQIYVQAKDMGPNAVPAHCKVLVKLIDVNDNTPEIFFSTVTESVSEQAAPGTVIALLSVTDRDSGENGQMTCELHGEVPFKLKSSFKNYYTIVTDGPLDREKAESYTLTVVAKDKGVPSLSTSKSIKVHVSDENDNAPRFMQSVYDVYVTENNVPGAYIYAVSAVDPDVGQNAYVTYSILECEIQGMSILTYVSINSENGYLYALRSFDYEQIKEFSFMVHAKDSGAPELTANSTVNVIIVDQNDNAPSIIAPLGKNGTAREHLPRSAEPGYLVTRIVATDADDGENARLSYSILRGNELGMFRMDWRTGELRTARRVSSKRDPPHPYDLLIEVRDHGQPPLSSSASINVVLVDSIVEGRSGDRGSVKSKEGSLDLTLILIIALGSVSFIFLLAMIVLAVRCQKDKKLNIYTCMAGDSCCQCCSRQARGRKKKLSKSDIMLVQSTNVASTAQVPVEESGSFGSHHQNQNYCYQVCLTPESAKTDLMFLKPCSPSRSTDTEHNPCGAIVTGYADQQPDIISNGSILSSETKHQRSELSYLVDRPRRVNSSAFQEADIVSSKDSGHGDSEQGDSDHDATNRGHTAGADLFSNCTEECKALGHSDRCWMPSFMPGDSRQGADYRSNLHVPGMDAVPDTEVQESVVPGDACNRADDRSFSTFGKDKSHHGTLTRHELHTLLPSARAPYKPNYLSRKRIS is encoded by the exons ATGATCTtgatatttctctttttctcGATCTTGGATGGAGGGTTATCGCAGCTGCACTTCTCGGTACCGGAGGAGCAGGAGCGCGGGACGGTTGTGGGAAATATCGCCGAAGATCTGGGGCTGGACATCACCAAACTTTCCGCGCGCCGTTTCCAGACCGTTCCTAGCGCGCGCACGCCGTACATGGAGGTCAACTTAGAGAACGGAGCGCTGGTAGTAACCGAGCGCATCGACCGAGAGGAGATATGTCGCCAGACCGTCCCGTGCCTCCTGCACCTCGAAGTGTTTTTGGAGAACCCGCTCGAGCTTTTCCGCGTCGAGATCGAGGTCATGGATATTAACGACAATCCGCCGAGTTTCCCGGAGACGGACATCACCGTGGAGATCACCGAGAGCGCCACACCGGGCACCCGCTTCCCAGTGGAGAACGCCTTCGACCCTGATGTAGGGACTAATGCCTTGAGCACATACGCCATCACCACTAACAACTACTTTTATTTGGACGTACAGACGCAGGGCGACGGCAACCGCTTTGCGGAGCTCGTGCTGGATAAACCCTTGGACCGCGAACAGCAGGCGGTGCACAGGTACGTGCTTACCGCCATGGACGGAGGGCAGCCGCAGAGGACCGGCACCGCACTGCTAGTGGTTAAAGTGCTGGACTCCAACGATAACGCGCCCACGTTCGATCAATCCGTTTACTCTGTGAGCTTGCGTGAGAACTCCCCAGTTGGCACGCTCGTTATTCAGCTCAACGCCACCGATATGGACGAGGGCCAAAACGGAGAGATTGTTTACTCTTTAAGTAGTCACAATCCGCCGCGCATTCGGGATCTGTTTAACATCGACTCGCGCACTGGGAGGATTGAGGTGACCGGTGAGGTGGATTACGAGGAGAGCAGCACGCATCAGATCTACGTGCAGGCGAAAGACATGGGGCCGAACGCCGTGCCCGCGCACTGCAAAGTTCTGGTCAAACTCATCGACGTGAACGACAACACGCCGGAGATTTTTTTCAGCACGGTCACGGAGTCGGTAAGCGAGCAGGCTGCCCCGGGCACTGTGATCGCTCTGCTGAGCGTCACGGACCGTGACTCCGGCGAGAATGGACAGATGACCTGCGAGCTGCACGGCGAGGTTCCGTTCAAACTTAAGTCGTCTTTCAAAAACTATTACACGATCGTCACGGACGGTCCACTCGATCGCGAGAAAGCGGAGTCTTACACACTCACGGTGGTCGCCAAAGATAAAGGGGTGCCGTCTCTCTCCACAAGCAAGTCCATCAAAGTGCACGTCTCGGACGAAAACGACAATGCACCTAGATTCATGCAATCGGTTTACGACGTGTACGTGACGGAGAATAACGTCCCGGGTGCTTACATTTACGCGGTGAGCGCTGTGGATCCTGATGTTGGACAGAACGCCTATGTCACTTACTCCATATTGGAGTGCGAAATACAGGGTATGTCCATCTTAACCTACGTGTCTATCAACTCCGAGAACGGCTACTTGTACGCGCTGCGCTCTTTTGATTACGAGCAAATAAAAGAGTTCAGTTTTATGGTCCACGCGAAAGACTCCGGTGCGCCCGAGTTAACGGCCAACTCCACCGTTAACGTCATCATAGTGGACCAGAACGACAATGCCCCGTCTATAATTGCGCCTCTGGGCAAAAACGGCACCGCGAGGGAACATTTGCCCCGCTCAGCCGAGCCGGGATACCTGGTCACCCGTATTGTGGCCACGGATGCGGATGATGGTGAGAACGCGCGCCTGTCATACAGCATCCTCCGAGGAAACGAGCTCGGGATGTTCCGGATGGACTGGAGAACCGGCGAACTACGTACTGCGCGCCGGGTGTCCAGCAAACGGGACCCGCCGCACCCGTACGACCTGTTGATCGAGGTGCGCGACCACGGGCAGCCGCCGCTGTCGTCATCCGCGAGCATCAATGTAGTGCTCGTGGACAGCATTGTTGAGGGCCGGAGCGGCGACCGGGGGTCGGTCAAGTCCAAAGAGGGCTCGCTGGACCTCACACTCATCCTCATCATTGCGCTCGGTTCTGTGTCCTTCATCTTCCTACTCGCCATGATCGTGCTGGCGGTGCGCTGTCAAAAAGACAAGAAACTGAACATCTACACATGCATGGCCGGAGACTCGTGCTGTCAGTGCTGCAGTCGCCAAGCGCGCGGGCGCAAGAAGAAGCTGAGTAAATCGGACATTATGCTCGTCCAGAGCACTAACGTGGCCAGCACCGCACAGGTGCCGGTGGAGGAGTCGGGCAGCTTCGGCTCGCACCACCAGAACCAGAACTACTGCTACCAGGTGTGTCTGACACCGGAGTCTGCCAAAACCGACCTGATGTTCCTCAAACCGTGCAGCCCATCCCGgagcacagacacagagcacaaCCCGTGCGGGGCAATCGTTACCGGATACGCGGATCAGCAACCAGATATCATCTCAAACGGGAGCATTTTATCAAGCGAG ACCAAGCACCAGAGATCTGAACTCAGCTACCTGGTGGATAGACCCCGTCGTGTTAACAG TTCAGCATTTCAAGAAGCAGATATTGTCAGCTCTAAAGACAGCGGACATGGAGATAGCGAGCAGGGAGACAGCGACCATGACGCCACCAACCGGGGCCACACAGCAG GAGCTGATCTTTTCTCCAACTGCACTGAAGAATGCAAGGCTCTGGGTCACTCCGACCGATGCTGGATGCCCTCCTTCATGCCTGGCGACAGTCGTCAAGGCGCCGATTACCGTAGCAACCTGCACGTCCCTGGAATGGATGCGGTGCCTGACACTGAGGTACAGGAGAGCGTGGTTCCGGGCGATGCGTGCAATCGGGCCGATGATAGATCATTCTCTACGTTCGGCAAAGACAAGTCACACCACGGCACGCTCACACGCCACGAGCTACACACACTCTTACCAAGCGCCAGAGCGCCTTACAAACCCAACTATCTGT CACGCAAAAGGATTTCCTAG
- the LOC109083632 gene encoding protocadherin-10-like isoform X1 — protein MILIFLFFSILDGGLSQLHFSVPEEQERGTVVGNIAEDLGLDITKLSARRFQTVPSARTPYMEVNLENGALVVTERIDREEICRQTVPCLLHLEVFLENPLELFRVEIEVMDINDNPPSFPETDITVEITESATPGTRFPVENAFDPDVGTNALSTYAITTNNYFYLDVQTQGDGNRFAELVLDKPLDREQQAVHRYVLTAMDGGQPQRTGTALLVVKVLDSNDNAPTFDQSVYSVSLRENSPVGTLVIQLNATDMDEGQNGEIVYSLSSHNPPRIRDLFNIDSRTGRIEVTGEVDYEESSTHQIYVQAKDMGPNAVPAHCKVLVKLIDVNDNTPEIFFSTVTESVSEQAAPGTVIALLSVTDRDSGENGQMTCELHGEVPFKLKSSFKNYYTIVTDGPLDREKAESYTLTVVAKDKGVPSLSTSKSIKVHVSDENDNAPRFMQSVYDVYVTENNVPGAYIYAVSAVDPDVGQNAYVTYSILECEIQGMSILTYVSINSENGYLYALRSFDYEQIKEFSFMVHAKDSGAPELTANSTVNVIIVDQNDNAPSIIAPLGKNGTAREHLPRSAEPGYLVTRIVATDADDGENARLSYSILRGNELGMFRMDWRTGELRTARRVSSKRDPPHPYDLLIEVRDHGQPPLSSSASINVVLVDSIVEGRSGDRGSVKSKEGSLDLTLILIIALGSVSFIFLLAMIVLAVRCQKDKKLNIYTCMAGDSCCQCCSRQARGRKKKLSKSDIMLVQSTNVASTAQVPVEESGSFGSHHQNQNYCYQVCLTPESAKTDLMFLKPCSPSRSTDTEHNPCGAIVTGYADQQPDIISNGSILSSETKHQRSELSYLVDRPRRVNSSAFQEADIVSSKDSGHGDSEQGDSDHDATNRGHTAGADLFSNCTEECKALGHSDRCWMPSFMPGDSRQGADYRSNLHVPGMDAVPDTEVQESVVPGDACNRADDRSFSTFGKDKSHHGTLTRHELHTLLPSARAPYKPNYLCEYSLKMYDF, from the exons ATGATCTtgatatttctctttttctcGATCTTGGATGGAGGGTTATCGCAGCTGCACTTCTCGGTACCGGAGGAGCAGGAGCGCGGGACGGTTGTGGGAAATATCGCCGAAGATCTGGGGCTGGACATCACCAAACTTTCCGCGCGCCGTTTCCAGACCGTTCCTAGCGCGCGCACGCCGTACATGGAGGTCAACTTAGAGAACGGAGCGCTGGTAGTAACCGAGCGCATCGACCGAGAGGAGATATGTCGCCAGACCGTCCCGTGCCTCCTGCACCTCGAAGTGTTTTTGGAGAACCCGCTCGAGCTTTTCCGCGTCGAGATCGAGGTCATGGATATTAACGACAATCCGCCGAGTTTCCCGGAGACGGACATCACCGTGGAGATCACCGAGAGCGCCACACCGGGCACCCGCTTCCCAGTGGAGAACGCCTTCGACCCTGATGTAGGGACTAATGCCTTGAGCACATACGCCATCACCACTAACAACTACTTTTATTTGGACGTACAGACGCAGGGCGACGGCAACCGCTTTGCGGAGCTCGTGCTGGATAAACCCTTGGACCGCGAACAGCAGGCGGTGCACAGGTACGTGCTTACCGCCATGGACGGAGGGCAGCCGCAGAGGACCGGCACCGCACTGCTAGTGGTTAAAGTGCTGGACTCCAACGATAACGCGCCCACGTTCGATCAATCCGTTTACTCTGTGAGCTTGCGTGAGAACTCCCCAGTTGGCACGCTCGTTATTCAGCTCAACGCCACCGATATGGACGAGGGCCAAAACGGAGAGATTGTTTACTCTTTAAGTAGTCACAATCCGCCGCGCATTCGGGATCTGTTTAACATCGACTCGCGCACTGGGAGGATTGAGGTGACCGGTGAGGTGGATTACGAGGAGAGCAGCACGCATCAGATCTACGTGCAGGCGAAAGACATGGGGCCGAACGCCGTGCCCGCGCACTGCAAAGTTCTGGTCAAACTCATCGACGTGAACGACAACACGCCGGAGATTTTTTTCAGCACGGTCACGGAGTCGGTAAGCGAGCAGGCTGCCCCGGGCACTGTGATCGCTCTGCTGAGCGTCACGGACCGTGACTCCGGCGAGAATGGACAGATGACCTGCGAGCTGCACGGCGAGGTTCCGTTCAAACTTAAGTCGTCTTTCAAAAACTATTACACGATCGTCACGGACGGTCCACTCGATCGCGAGAAAGCGGAGTCTTACACACTCACGGTGGTCGCCAAAGATAAAGGGGTGCCGTCTCTCTCCACAAGCAAGTCCATCAAAGTGCACGTCTCGGACGAAAACGACAATGCACCTAGATTCATGCAATCGGTTTACGACGTGTACGTGACGGAGAATAACGTCCCGGGTGCTTACATTTACGCGGTGAGCGCTGTGGATCCTGATGTTGGACAGAACGCCTATGTCACTTACTCCATATTGGAGTGCGAAATACAGGGTATGTCCATCTTAACCTACGTGTCTATCAACTCCGAGAACGGCTACTTGTACGCGCTGCGCTCTTTTGATTACGAGCAAATAAAAGAGTTCAGTTTTATGGTCCACGCGAAAGACTCCGGTGCGCCCGAGTTAACGGCCAACTCCACCGTTAACGTCATCATAGTGGACCAGAACGACAATGCCCCGTCTATAATTGCGCCTCTGGGCAAAAACGGCACCGCGAGGGAACATTTGCCCCGCTCAGCCGAGCCGGGATACCTGGTCACCCGTATTGTGGCCACGGATGCGGATGATGGTGAGAACGCGCGCCTGTCATACAGCATCCTCCGAGGAAACGAGCTCGGGATGTTCCGGATGGACTGGAGAACCGGCGAACTACGTACTGCGCGCCGGGTGTCCAGCAAACGGGACCCGCCGCACCCGTACGACCTGTTGATCGAGGTGCGCGACCACGGGCAGCCGCCGCTGTCGTCATCCGCGAGCATCAATGTAGTGCTCGTGGACAGCATTGTTGAGGGCCGGAGCGGCGACCGGGGGTCGGTCAAGTCCAAAGAGGGCTCGCTGGACCTCACACTCATCCTCATCATTGCGCTCGGTTCTGTGTCCTTCATCTTCCTACTCGCCATGATCGTGCTGGCGGTGCGCTGTCAAAAAGACAAGAAACTGAACATCTACACATGCATGGCCGGAGACTCGTGCTGTCAGTGCTGCAGTCGCCAAGCGCGCGGGCGCAAGAAGAAGCTGAGTAAATCGGACATTATGCTCGTCCAGAGCACTAACGTGGCCAGCACCGCACAGGTGCCGGTGGAGGAGTCGGGCAGCTTCGGCTCGCACCACCAGAACCAGAACTACTGCTACCAGGTGTGTCTGACACCGGAGTCTGCCAAAACCGACCTGATGTTCCTCAAACCGTGCAGCCCATCCCGgagcacagacacagagcacaaCCCGTGCGGGGCAATCGTTACCGGATACGCGGATCAGCAACCAGATATCATCTCAAACGGGAGCATTTTATCAAGCGAG ACCAAGCACCAGAGATCTGAACTCAGCTACCTGGTGGATAGACCCCGTCGTGTTAACAG TTCAGCATTTCAAGAAGCAGATATTGTCAGCTCTAAAGACAGCGGACATGGAGATAGCGAGCAGGGAGACAGCGACCATGACGCCACCAACCGGGGCCACACAGCAG GAGCTGATCTTTTCTCCAACTGCACTGAAGAATGCAAGGCTCTGGGTCACTCCGACCGATGCTGGATGCCCTCCTTCATGCCTGGCGACAGTCGTCAAGGCGCCGATTACCGTAGCAACCTGCACGTCCCTGGAATGGATGCGGTGCCTGACACTGAGGTACAGGAGAGCGTGGTTCCGGGCGATGCGTGCAATCGGGCCGATGATAGATCATTCTCTACGTTCGGCAAAGACAAGTCACACCACGGCACGCTCACACGCCACGAGCTACACACACTCTTACCAAGCGCCAGAGCGCCTTACAAACCCAACTATCTGTGTGAGTACTCGCTCAAAATGTATGATTTCTGA